GAGCCATGCGGAATATCCCGTACTTCTTTTCGTACTACATCGATTAGGGGATTATTTTCAAGGCTATCCGTAATTATTTTTGAAAATCTTCCCCGGTCAACAACAAGGGCTTTGCCACCGGGTATTGATGTTTTATCGGCAGCCTGGATAACAATTGAATCAAGGCGTCTCAGCTCTTCCTTTAAAAGCCCGTGAGCATTTGTCAACTCCTTTGATTTTAAAGAATTACTGCACACAAGCTCTGAAAGATATATTGTTTTATGTGCCGGCGTGAAGACATGGGGCCTCATCTCAAAAAGTGTAACCTTCCGGCCCCTTCGGGCAATCTGGTAAGCTGCCTCAGCGCCGGCAAGCCCACCGCCGACTACTTTGACTTCCATCCGCAGTCCTTACGCAGGCAAAATGGTTTTTTTCTATAACTGAATATAGTCGGCGCCGCACAAACCGGGCATGTACCCTCTATCGGTTCTGCATTTGTGGCAAATGTGCAATCAGGGTAGCGGGAGCAGCTGATGAATCTTTTCTTTTTCAATTTTGAGACCCTCTCTACGAGTTTCCCCGTACACCCTTCCTGTGGACATTGAAACCCAAGTGTGTATGCCTCTGTATATTTGCAGTCAGGGTAGTTGCTGCATGCGAGAAACCTCCCGAATTTTCCCCGTTTTTCAATGAGATTCCCGCCGCATTTCGGGCATTTCCCTTTTATCTCATTTTCAACAATCTTTATTGTACCTTTTTCATCAACATGCACGTTCTTTTTGTTTTTGCAAGCCGGTTTTCCGCTGCATACAAGGTATTCACCGTTTTTACCCCAACGGAGGAGCATCTTTTCTCCGCATTTCTCACAGATTATATCTGTAACGGTTTCTTCTTTTTTCAGACTCTTCATACCTTCTTTTGCCGTAGAGAGTTCGTTCTCAAAGGAACGGTAAAATATTTCAAGCGATTTGACCCAATTTTTTTTACCGCCCTCTATAAGGTCAAGCCGCTCTTCCATATTTGCAGTAAAACCGATATCAACAATAGAGGGGAAGAACTCTTTCAGCAACTTATTGACAGTCCTGCCGAGGGAAGCAGCAAGGAGCCTCCCTTTATCCTTTTTTACATAATTTCTATCTTCTATGGTGCTTACAATGGTTGCATATGTTGATGGTCTGCCGATACCCTTTGCTTCGAGCATTTTTATGAGAGATGCTTCGGAATATCTTGGAGGTGGTGTTGTAAATCGCTGATCCAAAAATATTTCAATAAGTGATGGGCGGTCCCCTTCTTTCATTGCAGGTAGTTTAGAGCCTCGCTCGTCTGTTTCCTCCTGCTCTTCATATATTTTTGTGAATCCGTCAAATAAAATCTCAGAACCCCTTGCAACAAAAACATATTCATCTGAAGCAACCTCTACGACCTTTGCCTTAAATCTCTCCTGTGCCATCTGTGAGGCAATAAAACGTTTCCATATTAATTCGTACAACAGGAAAAGGTCTTTATCGAGATAGGGCTTAATCTTATCAGGTATCAAAGAAGGATCAGCGGGCCGTATTGCCTCGTGCGCATCCTGAGCAGTCTTTTTATTTTTGAAAAAGTTAGGTGTTTTCGGGAGATAAAGTTTTCCGTAGGTTTCATCAATATAATGTCTTGCC
This DNA window, taken from Pseudomonadota bacterium, encodes the following:
- the topA gene encoding type I DNA topoisomerase, yielding MGNKSLLIVESPTKMKTLSKFLGKDFTIKATFGHIKDLPKSKIGVDVEKDFTPHFLVLKGKAKVVEELKRAGKDAQKIYIGSDPDREGEAIAFHVAEIIGGKKEIERVLFHEITKKGVLDALKNPSKLDESKYNAQKARRILDRLVGYKISPILWEKVSYGLSAGRVQSVALRIVCDREEEIEGFIKEEYWIVDAEFELPSGKRFKATCERKGTEKIKISSKEEAQKIKSGVKGKVFNISKIEIKDRHISPQPAFITSRLQQEASRRYRFSPKKTMLIAQKLYEGVNIGGGEATGLITYMRTDSVRVSAEAIAAARHYIDETYGKLYLPKTPNFFKNKKTAQDAHEAIRPADPSLIPDKIKPYLDKDLFLLYELIWKRFIASQMAQERFKAKVVEVASDEYVFVARGSEILFDGFTKIYEEQEETDERGSKLPAMKEGDRPSLIEIFLDQRFTTPPPRYSEASLIKMLEAKGIGRPSTYATIVSTIEDRNYVKKDKGRLLAASLGRTVNKLLKEFFPSIVDIGFTANMEERLDLIEGGKKNWVKSLEIFYRSFENELSTAKEGMKSLKKEETVTDIICEKCGEKMLLRWGKNGEYLVCSGKPACKNKKNVHVDEKGTIKIVENEIKGKCPKCGGNLIEKRGKFGRFLACSNYPDCKYTEAYTLGFQCPQEGCTGKLVERVSKLKKKRFISCSRYPDCTFATNAEPIEGTCPVCAAPTIFSYRKKPFCLRKDCGWKSK